CTTCCGTTCTTCGGGCGACAGTCCGATGCCGGCATTGACGGCGGCGACGACGGAGCCGGGACGCAGGCGTTCGCCTCCGACGCTCACACGACCCGAGGTCGCCCGGCGCGCGCCGTAGACCGTTTCGAGGATCTCGGATCGACCGGAACCGACGAGACCTGCCAGGCCGACGATCTCGCCGGCGCGCACCGTGAAGGACACGTCCTCGAAGAGGCCGGAGACTCCGAGCGACTCGACTTCGAGCACGAGCGGCGCGTCGTCGGGGATCGGGACGGCGGGCGGGAAGACGTTCTCGACCGAGCGTCCGGTCATGAGCTTGATCAGCTCGCTCGTCGGAGTGTCCGCAACGGGGAGGCCGGTCGCCATCGTGCGTCCGTCCTTCAGGACCGTGATCCGGTCGCCGATCTCGCGGATCTCCTCGAGTCGGTGCGTGATGTACACGACGGCGATGCCCGCCGACGTGAGTTCTCCGACCACGTGGAAGAGGTTCTTCACCTCCTCGGTGTCGAGAACGGCAGACGGCTCGTCCATGATGATGAGCTTGATGTCGTGCGAGAGAGCCCGCGCCATGCTCACGATCTGCTTATTGGCAGCAGACAGTGTGCCGACCTCGGCGTGGGGGGAGAGGCCCTCGTGGCCGAGGCGGCGCAGGAGCTCTCGGGTCTGCTTCGCCGCCTCCGAGCGCCGGGTGAATCCGCCGCGCGCCAGTTCATGGCCGAGGAAGATGTTCTCGGCGATCGTCAGGCCGTCGACGACATCGAGCTCCTGGTACATCGTGGCGATGCCGAGCTCGATCGCCGCCTCGGGAGTCGCGATGTCTACGCGTTCCCCCTGCCAGGAGATCTCGCCACTGTCAGGCTTGTGCACGCCCGCGAGAGTCTTGATGAGCGTGGACTTGCCCGCGCCGTTCTGCCCGAGCACGCAGTGCACCTCGCCCGGAAGGATCTCCAGATCCACTCCGCGCAGCGCGCGCACACCCCCGAAGGACTTCGTCACGCCTCTGACATCGAGTAATGCCGATGGATGGTCAACTTTGATCACCCGCCGAACATAACACGAGTTGAAGGGCCGTGTGCAGTACCAATCTCACGGCGCATGACGGACGGTGCAGGTGCAGAGTCGGCGGGAAACGCGGCGACTTCGGCTGATAACTAGAGGATTCGGTACTTCTGA
This genomic stretch from Microbacterium sp. SLBN-146 harbors:
- a CDS encoding sugar ABC transporter ATP-binding protein; the encoded protein is MTKSFGGVRALRGVDLEILPGEVHCVLGQNGAGKSTLIKTLAGVHKPDSGEISWQGERVDIATPEAAIELGIATMYQELDVVDGLTIAENIFLGHELARGGFTRRSEAAKQTRELLRRLGHEGLSPHAEVGTLSAANKQIVSMARALSHDIKLIIMDEPSAVLDTEEVKNLFHVVGELTSAGIAVVYITHRLEEIREIGDRITVLKDGRTMATGLPVADTPTSELIKLMTGRSVENVFPPAVPIPDDAPLVLEVESLGVSGLFEDVSFTVRAGEIVGLAGLVGSGRSEILETVYGARRATSGRVSVGGERLRPGSVVAAVNAGIGLSPEERKSQGLVLTEPIFVNVTLASLSRFAKAGFLDDRSARATTREQIEAFELRPADPDRAAATLSGGNQQKILLARWLVHGTRVLLLDEPTRGVDVGARAEIYALIRQLAADGNAVVIVSSEIEEVLGLADNVLVVSDGRVLKTLPASQIDEHGVLDLVMKGTAA